One window from the genome of Plectropomus leopardus isolate mb unplaced genomic scaffold, YSFRI_Pleo_2.0 unplaced_scaffold10121, whole genome shotgun sequence encodes:
- the crybgx gene encoding crystallin beta gamma X, protein DNNPGRAQLFERAGFSGKKMEIQDDIPNLMSRYSLNRVASIRVLGGAWVVYQEPNYRGPHYVLEKRDYNNFSDWGSQNSTVGSMRRVRFN, encoded by the exons GACAACAATCCGGGTCGAGCTCAGCTGTTTGAGCGCGCCGGCTTCTCCGGGAAGAAGATGGAGATCCAGGACGACATCCCGAATCTGATGAGCCGCTACAGCCTCAACAGAGTCGCCTCCATCCGCGTGCTCGGAGGAGC ctgggTGGTGTATCAGGAGCCGAACTACAGAGGACCTCACTACGTTCTGGAGAAACGCGACTACAACAACTTCTCTGACTGGGGCAGCCAGAACAGCACTGTGGGCTCGATGCGCAGAGTCCGCTTCAACTGA